The following proteins are co-located in the Spea bombifrons isolate aSpeBom1 chromosome 3, aSpeBom1.2.pri, whole genome shotgun sequence genome:
- the MMS22L gene encoding protein MMS22-like: MSNPGSIQSSGLIGGDSWDCAMTEDFSGSLTPPISPYLTESLELEGDGDSAPPRFSCAHDSCRDGGKVFSVDSYLASGALKRLLLRLDPSPTDYETDTVEIFGFQWVTETALVESTDLLFGLLRQKINALENLSQPVSFDFGQIGSIHTEAEEIRNQCVRFLHYVKVFIYRFLDPPQNMDNATLHPYDEQEAQLPSKLIEELHGLSLYIDHLHELPSNIQTAFSIQHQGKVLPASWHLLHLHLDIHWSILEIIHLLGDKMQGQIVYAHQFINLIGENLTSVSLFESHCENLVCDLIVLAASRYTKMRPSDAISSHPYPCMCIRELWILLVQFLDHRSKSSSSECFWNLINKLLRNLLQGLNGSEAPQISNMVQCKDSLGLSWWLISHLSSLYQFDRTGNHDEQLQVVSNWKFVEELLKKSSSVQNSILEDQLRMHLQCCLSLCNIWESNLPTVTILWEYYSKNLNSSFNISWLGVKGLASVSKTPYSMLEVVKGCCADVQSADLYKSDNSYFIFLRIMARLMKKAKESSGTHPWKQIKGRIYSKFHQKKMQELTEVGLQNFFMLFLLLAIVAETEDVASRVLDLLNFLAPSHISTAQRNLVWRGNFAFLLIYVEKNMDISALAEKLSHNFRETAKEFLVSKGDYGQRHTHWTLLSTYVDGVQEVFETSHHLQLSEEKLLNDGFSMMLPACRESELSAVLHFLQTAVSRLRSIHSCAAQGRWNGGPHAQCLSVVRERHLAVGNALWRNFFPFLKSLRLSQTPPSQLADTAAGYTLLALDMPSSAPSELQPQPLVSIMQLFGWDDMITPQLASRYLSHLISNSALTEALSGIGYSSYQALTLRAWIRCVLQMFIDQPVGVAIRTDSEQTSVLAEQLGELTRLAFRLPEVERIMFKGQIEPKSYKQDPKGAILQFIKAAGETYGGLQTLAEKSAMVSKCLEYVGDILKYVKPYLTKKGPVEGLQITYRTMGCLVRYWALMLATSKAQQLLFRIIDNLLLPNALFQQDKGLLPATLSAIRESLPLFLQGLSIISRQSQSQGAYVKQQLKTVIQQYFGKFLPSAPSVSGTGSHPMLSAVIDSTQSPHCVHLRRMLMQVISDSYLQFKGHSPPPRLASILSFIVDVFQRSCSIDVGDVQSLLPSVLRCLILVNEPQVRKLSTEALQRIVEGCRATPDGETASYLVSVLSAFIQENIVLYDHQIFGILETLSVLDQHLVINLIPTVTQTLKDAEHRRGLGRNASSREAYRRLLSRLGEHGQAELQKLEN; the protein is encoded by the exons ATGAGTAACCCAGGATCGATCCAGTCGTCGGGGTTGATTGGGGGTGATAGCTGGGACTGTGCAATGACTGAAGACTTCAGCGGTTCCCTGACACCCCCGATCTCCCCCTATCTCACAGAGAGCTTGGAGTTGGAGGGGGATGGGGACAGCGCACCTCCTCGCTTCTCGTGCGCTCATGACAGCTGCAGGGATGGCGGGAAAGTCTTCTCTGTTGACTCTTACTTAGCATCTGGGGCCCTGAAAAG GCTCTTGCTGAGGCTTGACCCTTCTCCAACCGACTACGAGACCGACACTGTGGAAATATTTGGCTTTCAATGGGTGACCGAAACTGCCTTGGTGGAATCAACAGATCTTCTTTTTGGATTGCTcag gcaaaaaataaatgctctggaaaacctTTCCCAGCCTGTATCATTTGATTTTG GGCAAATAGGTAGCATACACACCGAGGCAGAGGAAATCAGAAACCAATGTGTCCGGTTTTTACATTATGTCAAAGTATTTATTTACAg GTTTTTGGATCCCCCTCAAAATATGGATAATGCAACTCTTCACCCCTATGATGAACAAGAGGCTCAGCTTCCCTCAAAGCTGATCGAAGAGCTTCATGGTTTGAGTTTGTATATTGACCATCTACATGAACTCCCAAGCAATATTCAGACAGCCTTCAGTATTCAGCATCAAGGAAAG gTACTTCCCGCCTCGTGGCACCTCCTTCATCTGCACTTAGATATCCACTGGTCCATCTTAGAAATCATTCACCTTTTAGGAGACAAAATGCAAG gtCAAATTGTGTATGCTCACCAGTTTATAAATCTCATCGGGGAAAACTTAACAAGCGTGAGCCTATTTGAAAGCCACTGTGAAAACCTAGTATGTGATCTTATTGTCCTGGCAGCAAGTAGATATACAAAG ATGCGACCGTCAGATGCTATTAGTAGCCATCCTTATCCTTGTATGTGTATCAGAGAGCTGTGGATTTTGCTTGTCCAGTTTCTTGACCACAGAAGCAAAAGCTCTTCCTCTGAG tgtttttGGAACttgattaataaattattaagaaACCTTCTTCAGGGATTAAATGGCTCGGAAGCACCTCAAATCAGCAATATGGTCCAGTGTAAAGATTCACTGGGACTCAGCTGGTGGCTTATTTCACACCTCTCATCTCTTTATCAGTTCGATCGCACTGGAAATCACGATGAGCAG CTCCAGGTGGTTTCAAACTGGAAATTTGTAGAAGAGCTATTAAAGAAATCGAGCAGTGTACAG AATTCAATCCTAGAAGATCAGCTTCGAATGCATTTGCAGTGCTGCTTGTCCTTATGCAACATCTGGGAATCAAACTTGCCCACTGTGACCATACTGTGGGAATATTATAGCAAAAATCTG AATAGCTCCTTTAACATCTCTTGGCTTGGCGTGAAAGGCTTGGCCAGTGTCAGTAAAACCCCATATTCCATGCTGGAGGTGGTGAAGGGGTGCTGTGCTGATGTACAAAGTGCTGACCTGTACAAGTCTGATAACAGCTACTTCATTTTCCTGCGGATCATGGCTCGTCTGATGAAAAAAGCCAAAGAAAGCAGTGGGACCCATCCGTGGAAGCAAATTAAAGGAAG AATCTATTCAAAgtttcaccagaagaagatgcAAGAACTTACAGAGGTTGGGTTGCAGAACTTCTTCATGCTTTTCCTGTTACTGGCCATCGTGGCAGAGACTGAAGATGTCGCAAGCCGCGTGTTAGaccttttaaactttttagCCCCCAGCCATATCAGCACTGCCCAGCGGAATCTTGTCTGGCGGGGGAATTTTGCATTCCTCCTAATATACGTTGagaaaaacatggacataagcGCACTGGCAGAAAAACTGTCTCACAACTTCCGTGAAACGGCTAAAGAGTTCTTGGTGTCAAAGGGTGACTACGGTCAGAGGCACACACACTGGACGCTTCTTTCTACCTATGTTGATGGTGTCCAGGAAGTGTTTGAAACCAGTCATCACCTGCAGCTTTCTGAAGAGAAGCTACTCAATGATGGTTTTAGCATGATGTTACCAGCATGTAGAGAATCGGAGCTTAGTGCTGTGCTGCATTTTCTGCAAACTGCTGTATCTCGACTCAG gaGCATCCACAGCTGTGCGGCCCAAGGACGTTGGAATGGAGGGCCCCATGCGCAATGTCTGTCAGTGGTGAGAGAGCGCCATCTAGCTGTGGGTAATGCTCTCTGGAGAAATTTCTTCCCCTTCTTGAAGAGCCTGAGACTTTCACAGACACCTCCATCCCAGCTAGCAGACACAGCTGCAG GCTATACCCTGTTGGCTTTGGACATGCCCAGCAGCGCACCTTCAGAGCTCCAGCCACAACCTTTAGTGTCAATAATGCAGCTTTTTGGATGGGATGACATGATCACTCCTCAGCTAGCATCACGTTATTTAAGTCATCTGATATCAAACAG TGCCTTGACAGAAGCCCTCTCTGGTATTGGCTATTCATCTTATCAAGCGCTGACACTTCGGGCTTGGATTAGATGTGTATTGCAAATGTTTATTGATCAACCCGTTGGTGTAGCGATAAGGACAGACTCTGAACAGA CTTCAGTACTCGCAGAGCAGCTTGGGGAATTAACCAGATTAGCGTTCAGGCTTCCAGAGGTGGAACGCATTATGTTCAAAGGGCAGATTGAGCCGAAATCCTATAAACAGGATCCAAAAGGTGCCATTCTGCAATTCATTAAG GCTGCTGGTGAAACCTATGGTGGCTTGCAAACGCTAGCAGAGAAGTCCGCCATGGTTTCAAAATGCTTGGAGTATGTTGGTGACATTTTGAAATATGTCAAACCATACCTCACCAAAAAGGGGCCCGTGGAAGGCTTGCAGATCACTTATAGAACCATGG GGTGCCTTGTGCGGTACTGGGCATTGATGCTGGCTACTTCCAAAGCACAGCAGCTTCTGTTCCGCATCATTGATAACCTGCTCTTACCAAATGCCTTGTTCCAGCAAGATAAGGGTTTGCTGCCAGCCACGCTTTCTGCAATACGAGAGAGCCTCCCTCTTTTCCTTCAG GGTTTGTCAATTATATCCCGTCAATCTCAGTCACAAGGTGCTTATGTCAAACAACAGCTAAAAACTGTCATTCAGCAGTATTTTGGGAAATTTCTTCCCAGCGCTCCATCTGTTTCTGGGACCGGGAGCCACCCCATGCTATCAGCAGTGATTGATTCCACTCAGAGCCCACACTGTGTGCACCTGAGGAGGATGCTTATGCAAGTTATAAG tgaCAGCTACCTGCAGTTTAAAGGTCACTCCCCTCCTCCGCGTTTGGCCTCCATCCTTTCTTTCATCGTTGATGTTTTCCAGAGAAGCTGTAGTATTGATGTAGGAGATGTTCAGTCTCTTCTTCCTTCCGTGCTCAGGTGTTTGATATTGGTCAATGAGCCTCAGG tcCGAAAGCTGTCTACAGAAGCACTTCAGCGCATCGTTGAAGGCTGCCGAGCTACCCCAGACGGAGAGACTGCATCTTACTTGGTATCTGTTTTAAG TGCATTCATTCAAGAAAACATTGTGCTGTATGACCATCAGATATTTGGTATTCTGGAAACCCTGTCCGTACTAGACCAGCATCTTGTTATCAACCTGATCCCAACAGTTACCCAGACCCTAAAGGATGCAGAACACAGACGCGGATTAGGTCGGAATGCGTCATCGAG GGAAGCGTACAGGAGACTCCTGTCTCGTTTGGGTGAACATGGACAAGCCGAATTACAGAAACTTGAAAACTAA